In Arvicanthis niloticus isolate mArvNil1 chromosome 4, mArvNil1.pat.X, whole genome shotgun sequence, a single window of DNA contains:
- the Lrif1 gene encoding ligand-dependent nuclear receptor-interacting factor 1 isoform X3, translating to MAGGTRARSRANKARPTQYEMASILKKDIQQRSSKKYSQGSHTKASYLKNDAEYKKLFGLTKDLRVCLTRIPDHLVSKKGFDSFNSLVKSSSYKDTDFVVKEEEKTQSSFKKRKAKTMKKMDYTKRRKTENAGDTVMNIMNGTDVASSQLLSSILPTSDLSQHHSVTSHSTTREDKRTEAEDCSHEKQDKGTLSTSFEQSNYFNKNYTEDIFPVTPPELEETIRDEKIRRLKQILREKEAALEELRRKMHQKQ from the exons ACCCAGTATGAGATGGcatcaatattaaaaaaagatattcaaCAAAGAAGTAGCAAGAAATATTCTCAAGGAAGCCATACTAAGGCATCATATCTGAAGAATGATGCTGAATATAAAAAGTTATTTGGTCTCACTAAAGATTTGAGAGTATGTCTTACTCGAATTCCTGACCATCTGGTCTCTAAAAAAGGTTTTGATTCCTTTAACAGTTTGGTGAAAAGTAGTTCTTACAAAGATACAGACTTTGtggtgaaggaagaagaaaaaacacag AGttcctttaagaaaagaaaagcaaaaaccatgAAGAAGATGGATTacacaaaaaggagaaaaactgaGAATGCTGGTGACACGGTCATGAACATCATGAATGGAACTGATGTTGCTAGTTCCCAGCTCCTTAGTAGTATTTTACCAACATCAGACCTATCACAACATCACAGTGTCACAAGCCATAGTACAACCAGGGAAGACAAGAGAACTGAGGCAGAAGACTGTTCTCATGAGAAGCAGGACAAAGGCACATTAAGCACATCTTTTGaacaaagtaattattttaataaaaactataCTGAAGATATTTTTCCAGTGACACCACCAGAACTAGAAGAAACGATAAGAGATGAAAAAATAAGAAGACTTAAGCAAattctaagagaaaaagaagcagctCTTGAAGAATTGCGTAGGAAGATGCACCAGAAACAATAA
- the Lrif1 gene encoding ligand-dependent nuclear receptor-interacting factor 1 isoform X4: protein MASILKKDIQQRSSKKYSQGSHTKASYLKNDAEYKKLFGLTKDLRVCLTRIPDHLVSKKGFDSFNSLVKSSSYKDTDFVVKEEEKTQSSFKKRKAKTMKKMDYTKRRKTENAGDTVMNIMNGTDVASSQLLSSILPTSDLSQHHSVTSHSTTREDKRTEAEDCSHEKQDKGTLSTSFEQSNYFNKNYTEDIFPVTPPELEETIRDEKIRRLKQILREKEAALEELRRKMHQKQ, encoded by the exons ATGGcatcaatattaaaaaaagatattcaaCAAAGAAGTAGCAAGAAATATTCTCAAGGAAGCCATACTAAGGCATCATATCTGAAGAATGATGCTGAATATAAAAAGTTATTTGGTCTCACTAAAGATTTGAGAGTATGTCTTACTCGAATTCCTGACCATCTGGTCTCTAAAAAAGGTTTTGATTCCTTTAACAGTTTGGTGAAAAGTAGTTCTTACAAAGATACAGACTTTGtggtgaaggaagaagaaaaaacacag AGttcctttaagaaaagaaaagcaaaaaccatgAAGAAGATGGATTacacaaaaaggagaaaaactgaGAATGCTGGTGACACGGTCATGAACATCATGAATGGAACTGATGTTGCTAGTTCCCAGCTCCTTAGTAGTATTTTACCAACATCAGACCTATCACAACATCACAGTGTCACAAGCCATAGTACAACCAGGGAAGACAAGAGAACTGAGGCAGAAGACTGTTCTCATGAGAAGCAGGACAAAGGCACATTAAGCACATCTTTTGaacaaagtaattattttaataaaaactataCTGAAGATATTTTTCCAGTGACACCACCAGAACTAGAAGAAACGATAAGAGATGAAAAAATAAGAAGACTTAAGCAAattctaagagaaaaagaagcagctCTTGAAGAATTGCGTAGGAAGATGCACCAGAAACAATAA